In one Alnus glutinosa chromosome 12, dhAlnGlut1.1, whole genome shotgun sequence genomic region, the following are encoded:
- the LOC133852030 gene encoding BTB/POZ domain-containing protein At1g03010 isoform X3, with product MGVVTVGDLKPSISGKRSFRPSSSIRHATEWPISDVSSDLTVEVGASSLALHKFPLVSRSGRIRKLLLEAKDSKVSRINLPAVPGGPEAFELAAKFCYGVNVEITLSNVAMLRCIAHFLEMTEEFAEKNLESRTETYLKEMVLPNISTSISVLHRCESLLPISEEINLVSRLINAVASNACKEQLTSGLLKLDHNFPTKSLPNMEPETPADWWGKSLTVLNLDFFQRVLSAVKSKGLKQDLISKILVNYAHNSLQGLVAKDPHLVKGNLLDLELQKKQRVIVEAMVSLLPTQSRKSPVPMAFLSSLLKTAIAASASTSCRSDLERRIGLQLDQAILEDILIPTNSHGNNHSTLYDTDSILRIFSIFLNLDEDDDDDSHLRDESDMAYDFDSPGSPKQSSILKVSKLLDNYLAEVALDSNLLPSKFIALAELLPDHARIVSDGLYRAVDIFLKFLLQVHPNIKDSERYRLCKTIDCQKLSQEACSHAAQNERLPVQMAVQVLYFEQIRLRNAMNGNHNQFFFGAINGQFPQRSGSGAGSGAISPRDNYASVRRENRELKLEVARMRMRLTDLEKDHVSMKQELVKTHPANRLFKSFTKKLSKLNSLFRINGIKPIGVRSIP from the exons ATGGGTGTTGTTACTGTTGGTGATTTGAAGCCAAGCATATCAGGGAAGAGGTCGTTTCGTCCAAGTTCCAGCATAAGGCATGCCACCGAATG GCCAATCTCTGATGTTTCTAGTGATCTTACTGTCGAAGTTGGAGCCTCAAGCCTCGCCCTTCACAAG TTCCCTCTAGTTTCTAGGAGTGGAAGAATTCGGAAACTGTTGTTGGAAGcaaaagattcaaaagtctCACGCATAAATCTCCCCGCTGTTCCCGGTGGACCAGAGGCATTTGAACTAGCTGCAAAGTTCTGTTATGGAGTAAATGTTGAGATTACACTCTCAAATGTAGCTATGCTACGATGCATAGCTCATTTTCTGGAAATGACAGAGGAGTTTGCAGAGAAAAATCTGGAAAGTAGAACTGAAACATATCTAAAGGAGATGGTGCTCCCCAATATATCCACCTCAATATCTGTTCTTCACCGTTGTGAAAGCCTATTGCCCATATCAGAGGAGATCAACCTGGTTAGCAGGCTTATCAATGCAGTTGCAAGTAATGCATGCAAAGAGCAGCTCACCTCAGGCTTATTAAAACTTGACCATAACTTCCCTACAAAATCTCTCCCAAACATGGAGCCTGAAACACCAGCAGATTGGTGGGGAAAATCACTCACAGTGCTTAATCTTGATTTCTTCCAACGGGTTCTGTCCGCAGTAAAATCCAAGGGTCTAAAACAGGATTTGATAAGCAAAATTTTGGTAAACTATGCTCATAATTCTCTTCAAGGACTTGTTGCCAAGGACCCCCACCTGGTGAAAGGAAATCTCTTGGATTTGGAATTGCAGAAGAAGCAAAGAGTCATTGTTGAAGCAATGGTTAGCTTACTACCAACACAATCAAGGAAGAGTCCTGTTCCAATGGCATTTCTTTCGAGTTTGTTGAAAACAGCAATAGCTGCATCAGCATCTACTTCTTGCAGATCGGATTTGGAGAGGCGAATCGGTCTGCAACTGGACCAGGCAATTCTTGAAGACATCCTAATTCCCACAAATTCACATGGAAACAATCACAGCACACTTTATGATACAGATTCAATCCTGAGGATATTCTCCATTTTTCTGAACCtggatgaggatgatgatgatgatagtCACTTGAGAGATGAAAGTGACATGGCATACGACTTTGACAGCCCTGGATCTCCTAAACAAAGTTCAATTCTCAAGGTATCAAAGTTACTGGACAATTATCTTGCAGAAGTTGCACTAGACTCAAACTTGCTGCCATCAAAGTTCATAGCACTAGCAGAACTGCTTCCAGACCATGCTCGTATAGTAAGTGATGGATTGTACAGAGCTGTGGATATCTTCCTCAAA ttctTATTACAGGTTCATCCAAATATTAAGGACTCTGAACGCTACCGGCTATGTAAAACAATTGACTGTCAGAAACTATCCCAAGAAGCCTGCAGCCATGCAGCACAAAATGAGAGGTTACCTGTTCAGATGGCTGTCCAAGTCTTATACTTCGAGCAAATCAGGCTTCGGAATGCCATGAATGGGAATCACAATCAGTTCTTCTTCGGCGCAATCAACGGTCAGTTCCCTCAACGTTCAGGCAGTGGTGCTGGAAGTGGAGCAATCTCACCAAGAGATAACTATGCATCAGTGAGAAGAGAGAACAGAGAACTGAAGCTTGAGGTTGCAAGAATGAGAATGAGGCTAACAGACTTAGAGAAGGACCATGTTTCTATGAAACAGGAGCTTGTAAAGACACACCCTGCCAATAGGCTATTTAAATCATTCACCAAAAAATTAAGCAAGCTGAATTCCCTGTTTCGGATTAATGGCATTAAGCCTATAGGAG TGAGATCAATTCCTTGA
- the LOC133852030 gene encoding BTB/POZ domain-containing protein At1g03010 isoform X2 — MGVVTVGDLKPSISGKRSFRPSSSIRHATEWPISDVSSDLTVEVGASSLALHKFPLVSRSGRIRKLLLEAKDSKVSRINLPAVPGGPEAFELAAKFCYGVNVEITLSNVAMLRCIAHFLEMTEEFAEKNLESRTETYLKEMVLPNISTSISVLHRCESLLPISEEINLVSRLINAVASNACKEQLTSGLLKLDHNFPTKSLPNMEPETPADWWGKSLTVLNLDFFQRVLSAVKSKGLKQDLISKILVNYAHNSLQGLVAKDPHLVKGNLLDLELQKKQRVIVEAMVSLLPTQSRKSPVPMAFLSSLLKTAIAASASTSCRSDLERRIGLQLDQAILEDILIPTNSHGNNHSTLYDTDSILRIFSIFLNLDEDDDDDSHLRDESDMAYDFDSPGSPKQSSILKVSKLLDNYLAEVALDSNLLPSKFIALAELLPDHARIVSDGLYRAVDIFLKVHPNIKDSERYRLCKTIDCQKLSQEACSHAAQNERLPVQMAVQVLYFEQIRLRNAMNGNHNQFFFGAINGQFPQRSGSGAGSGAISPRDNYASVRRENRELKLEVARMRMRLTDLEKDHVSMKQELVKTHPANRLFKSFTKKLSKLNSLFRINGIKPIGGKAHSESRFPFQKRRRHSVS; from the exons ATGGGTGTTGTTACTGTTGGTGATTTGAAGCCAAGCATATCAGGGAAGAGGTCGTTTCGTCCAAGTTCCAGCATAAGGCATGCCACCGAATG GCCAATCTCTGATGTTTCTAGTGATCTTACTGTCGAAGTTGGAGCCTCAAGCCTCGCCCTTCACAAG TTCCCTCTAGTTTCTAGGAGTGGAAGAATTCGGAAACTGTTGTTGGAAGcaaaagattcaaaagtctCACGCATAAATCTCCCCGCTGTTCCCGGTGGACCAGAGGCATTTGAACTAGCTGCAAAGTTCTGTTATGGAGTAAATGTTGAGATTACACTCTCAAATGTAGCTATGCTACGATGCATAGCTCATTTTCTGGAAATGACAGAGGAGTTTGCAGAGAAAAATCTGGAAAGTAGAACTGAAACATATCTAAAGGAGATGGTGCTCCCCAATATATCCACCTCAATATCTGTTCTTCACCGTTGTGAAAGCCTATTGCCCATATCAGAGGAGATCAACCTGGTTAGCAGGCTTATCAATGCAGTTGCAAGTAATGCATGCAAAGAGCAGCTCACCTCAGGCTTATTAAAACTTGACCATAACTTCCCTACAAAATCTCTCCCAAACATGGAGCCTGAAACACCAGCAGATTGGTGGGGAAAATCACTCACAGTGCTTAATCTTGATTTCTTCCAACGGGTTCTGTCCGCAGTAAAATCCAAGGGTCTAAAACAGGATTTGATAAGCAAAATTTTGGTAAACTATGCTCATAATTCTCTTCAAGGACTTGTTGCCAAGGACCCCCACCTGGTGAAAGGAAATCTCTTGGATTTGGAATTGCAGAAGAAGCAAAGAGTCATTGTTGAAGCAATGGTTAGCTTACTACCAACACAATCAAGGAAGAGTCCTGTTCCAATGGCATTTCTTTCGAGTTTGTTGAAAACAGCAATAGCTGCATCAGCATCTACTTCTTGCAGATCGGATTTGGAGAGGCGAATCGGTCTGCAACTGGACCAGGCAATTCTTGAAGACATCCTAATTCCCACAAATTCACATGGAAACAATCACAGCACACTTTATGATACAGATTCAATCCTGAGGATATTCTCCATTTTTCTGAACCtggatgaggatgatgatgatgatagtCACTTGAGAGATGAAAGTGACATGGCATACGACTTTGACAGCCCTGGATCTCCTAAACAAAGTTCAATTCTCAAGGTATCAAAGTTACTGGACAATTATCTTGCAGAAGTTGCACTAGACTCAAACTTGCTGCCATCAAAGTTCATAGCACTAGCAGAACTGCTTCCAGACCATGCTCGTATAGTAAGTGATGGATTGTACAGAGCTGTGGATATCTTCCTCAAA GTTCATCCAAATATTAAGGACTCTGAACGCTACCGGCTATGTAAAACAATTGACTGTCAGAAACTATCCCAAGAAGCCTGCAGCCATGCAGCACAAAATGAGAGGTTACCTGTTCAGATGGCTGTCCAAGTCTTATACTTCGAGCAAATCAGGCTTCGGAATGCCATGAATGGGAATCACAATCAGTTCTTCTTCGGCGCAATCAACGGTCAGTTCCCTCAACGTTCAGGCAGTGGTGCTGGAAGTGGAGCAATCTCACCAAGAGATAACTATGCATCAGTGAGAAGAGAGAACAGAGAACTGAAGCTTGAGGTTGCAAGAATGAGAATGAGGCTAACAGACTTAGAGAAGGACCATGTTTCTATGAAACAGGAGCTTGTAAAGACACACCCTGCCAATAGGCTATTTAAATCATTCACCAAAAAATTAAGCAAGCTGAATTCCCTGTTTCGGATTAATGGCATTAAGCCTATAGGAGGTAAGGCTCACTCAGAGAGTCGATTTCCATTTCAGAAGCGAAGGCGTCACTCAGTTTCATAA
- the LOC133852030 gene encoding BTB/POZ domain-containing protein At1g03010 isoform X1: MGVVTVGDLKPSISGKRSFRPSSSIRHATEWPISDVSSDLTVEVGASSLALHKFPLVSRSGRIRKLLLEAKDSKVSRINLPAVPGGPEAFELAAKFCYGVNVEITLSNVAMLRCIAHFLEMTEEFAEKNLESRTETYLKEMVLPNISTSISVLHRCESLLPISEEINLVSRLINAVASNACKEQLTSGLLKLDHNFPTKSLPNMEPETPADWWGKSLTVLNLDFFQRVLSAVKSKGLKQDLISKILVNYAHNSLQGLVAKDPHLVKGNLLDLELQKKQRVIVEAMVSLLPTQSRKSPVPMAFLSSLLKTAIAASASTSCRSDLERRIGLQLDQAILEDILIPTNSHGNNHSTLYDTDSILRIFSIFLNLDEDDDDDSHLRDESDMAYDFDSPGSPKQSSILKVSKLLDNYLAEVALDSNLLPSKFIALAELLPDHARIVSDGLYRAVDIFLKFLLQVHPNIKDSERYRLCKTIDCQKLSQEACSHAAQNERLPVQMAVQVLYFEQIRLRNAMNGNHNQFFFGAINGQFPQRSGSGAGSGAISPRDNYASVRRENRELKLEVARMRMRLTDLEKDHVSMKQELVKTHPANRLFKSFTKKLSKLNSLFRINGIKPIGGKAHSESRFPFQKRRRHSVS; the protein is encoded by the exons ATGGGTGTTGTTACTGTTGGTGATTTGAAGCCAAGCATATCAGGGAAGAGGTCGTTTCGTCCAAGTTCCAGCATAAGGCATGCCACCGAATG GCCAATCTCTGATGTTTCTAGTGATCTTACTGTCGAAGTTGGAGCCTCAAGCCTCGCCCTTCACAAG TTCCCTCTAGTTTCTAGGAGTGGAAGAATTCGGAAACTGTTGTTGGAAGcaaaagattcaaaagtctCACGCATAAATCTCCCCGCTGTTCCCGGTGGACCAGAGGCATTTGAACTAGCTGCAAAGTTCTGTTATGGAGTAAATGTTGAGATTACACTCTCAAATGTAGCTATGCTACGATGCATAGCTCATTTTCTGGAAATGACAGAGGAGTTTGCAGAGAAAAATCTGGAAAGTAGAACTGAAACATATCTAAAGGAGATGGTGCTCCCCAATATATCCACCTCAATATCTGTTCTTCACCGTTGTGAAAGCCTATTGCCCATATCAGAGGAGATCAACCTGGTTAGCAGGCTTATCAATGCAGTTGCAAGTAATGCATGCAAAGAGCAGCTCACCTCAGGCTTATTAAAACTTGACCATAACTTCCCTACAAAATCTCTCCCAAACATGGAGCCTGAAACACCAGCAGATTGGTGGGGAAAATCACTCACAGTGCTTAATCTTGATTTCTTCCAACGGGTTCTGTCCGCAGTAAAATCCAAGGGTCTAAAACAGGATTTGATAAGCAAAATTTTGGTAAACTATGCTCATAATTCTCTTCAAGGACTTGTTGCCAAGGACCCCCACCTGGTGAAAGGAAATCTCTTGGATTTGGAATTGCAGAAGAAGCAAAGAGTCATTGTTGAAGCAATGGTTAGCTTACTACCAACACAATCAAGGAAGAGTCCTGTTCCAATGGCATTTCTTTCGAGTTTGTTGAAAACAGCAATAGCTGCATCAGCATCTACTTCTTGCAGATCGGATTTGGAGAGGCGAATCGGTCTGCAACTGGACCAGGCAATTCTTGAAGACATCCTAATTCCCACAAATTCACATGGAAACAATCACAGCACACTTTATGATACAGATTCAATCCTGAGGATATTCTCCATTTTTCTGAACCtggatgaggatgatgatgatgatagtCACTTGAGAGATGAAAGTGACATGGCATACGACTTTGACAGCCCTGGATCTCCTAAACAAAGTTCAATTCTCAAGGTATCAAAGTTACTGGACAATTATCTTGCAGAAGTTGCACTAGACTCAAACTTGCTGCCATCAAAGTTCATAGCACTAGCAGAACTGCTTCCAGACCATGCTCGTATAGTAAGTGATGGATTGTACAGAGCTGTGGATATCTTCCTCAAA ttctTATTACAGGTTCATCCAAATATTAAGGACTCTGAACGCTACCGGCTATGTAAAACAATTGACTGTCAGAAACTATCCCAAGAAGCCTGCAGCCATGCAGCACAAAATGAGAGGTTACCTGTTCAGATGGCTGTCCAAGTCTTATACTTCGAGCAAATCAGGCTTCGGAATGCCATGAATGGGAATCACAATCAGTTCTTCTTCGGCGCAATCAACGGTCAGTTCCCTCAACGTTCAGGCAGTGGTGCTGGAAGTGGAGCAATCTCACCAAGAGATAACTATGCATCAGTGAGAAGAGAGAACAGAGAACTGAAGCTTGAGGTTGCAAGAATGAGAATGAGGCTAACAGACTTAGAGAAGGACCATGTTTCTATGAAACAGGAGCTTGTAAAGACACACCCTGCCAATAGGCTATTTAAATCATTCACCAAAAAATTAAGCAAGCTGAATTCCCTGTTTCGGATTAATGGCATTAAGCCTATAGGAGGTAAGGCTCACTCAGAGAGTCGATTTCCATTTCAGAAGCGAAGGCGTCACTCAGTTTCATAA
- the LOC133852500 gene encoding uncharacterized protein LOC133852500 has translation MDKVRCFSTDSENLGSILNGVAHCFFLGLQNCKTERFDCTKKRWLNWSLFSTVHSHYTRFSNSCVRQKLPIIVLFRPSPSAHADDAQCPRPRPRPRPRRRRPVPTSKDNRTLVDPDLSIVCRVFVGIEPVRFAVDMPLSFARLGNSLPFSKLFRQLEQEMETVVKVLQPGPLGIIEHKFSAEEISEANATVGKAIENWQRNAKLEQRNQVLKDYVH, from the exons ATGGATAAGGTTAGGTGTTTCTCTACGGATTCAGAGAATCTGGGTTCGATACTCAATGGAGTCGCGCACTGTTTCTTTTTGGGCCTCCAAAACTGTAAAACGGAACGTTTTGATTGTACAAAGAAACGCTGGCT AAACTGGTCACTCTTCTCCACTGTTCACTCACATTATACAAGGTTTTCGAACTCTTGTGTTCGCCAAAAATTGCCCATCATCGTTCTCTTTCGCCCGTCGCCTAGTGCCCACGCCGACGACGCCCAGTGCCCACGCCCACGCCCACGCCCACGCCCACGCCGAAGACGCCCAGTGCCCACGTCAAAG GATAACCGCACCCTAGTCGATCCTGATCTGTCTATCGTCTGCCGTGTGTTCGTAGGAATCGAACCGGTGCGTTTTGCGGTAGACATGCCGCTGTCCTTTGCTCGGCTCGGAAACTCCTTGCCCTTTTCTAAGCTCTTCAG GCAGCTGGAGCAAGAGATGGAAACTGTTGTAAAGGTACTGCAGCCTGGACCTTTGGGAATCATAGAGCACAAGTTCTCTGCTGAGGAGATAAGTGAGGCGAATGCTACAGTTGGTAAAGCAATAGAGAATTGGCAAAGGAATGCAAAGCTAGAGCAGAGAAACCAAGTCTTAAAAGATTATGTTCATTAG